One part of the Sphingobium yanoikuyae genome encodes these proteins:
- a CDS encoding RBBP9/YdeN family alpha/beta hydrolase: protein MTIHTLSDDQTPTILTVPGLMNSGPGHWQSLWEKALPDCHRVELGSWDAPHRNAWITNLGHAIAQVDGPVVLAAHSLGCHAVAWWAAFETGQLRDKVAGALLVAPPEVDSGAVDRRLVGFGPTPKGLLPFPSIVVASRNDPYIDFASARRLAQFWGSQFADAGESGHINAASDLGEWNFGQFLLHRLTDRTTPADLAAVRNEEARRSAEMSIRYGF, encoded by the coding sequence ATGACGATTCACACCCTGTCGGATGACCAGACCCCCACCATCCTGACCGTGCCCGGCCTGATGAACAGCGGTCCGGGCCATTGGCAAAGCCTTTGGGAAAAGGCGCTTCCCGACTGCCATCGGGTCGAATTGGGCAGCTGGGACGCCCCCCATCGCAACGCCTGGATCACCAATCTGGGTCATGCCATCGCCCAGGTTGACGGGCCGGTGGTCCTGGCCGCGCACAGCCTTGGCTGCCATGCGGTCGCCTGGTGGGCAGCGTTCGAAACCGGACAGTTGCGGGACAAGGTGGCCGGCGCCCTGCTGGTGGCGCCGCCGGAAGTGGACAGCGGCGCGGTCGACCGCCGCCTCGTCGGCTTCGGCCCCACGCCCAAGGGACTGCTCCCCTTCCCCTCGATCGTCGTTGCCAGCCGCAACGATCCCTATATCGACTTTGCCAGCGCCCGGCGGCTCGCCCAATTCTGGGGCAGCCAGTTCGCCGACGCGGGCGAAAGCGGCCATATCAACGCCGCGTCGGATCTGGGCGAATGGAATTTCGGCCAGTTCCTGCTCCACCGCCTGACCGATCGGACGACTCCGGCCGATCTTGCAGCGGTCCGCAACGAAGAAGCCCGGCGCAGCGCCGAAATGTCGATCCGCTACGGCTTCTGA
- a CDS encoding CocE/NonD family hydrolase, with product MLRAAQISAAALMIAALAAPIAAQTDPMTPDKVDAYDPARPQADYVRKEVMIPMRDGVKLFTVIVMRKGTSHGPILLTRTPYDAGKATSRNRSQRIEEILPVMDADFVNDGYIRVYQDVRGLHGSEGDYVMTRPLRGPLNKTDVDNSTDAYDTIDWLVKNVPETNGKVAITGSSYPGFTSLMALIDPHPALKAAVPQSPMVDGWMGDDWSHNGAFRNFGFGYSLSQTAKKGGGAIPMGNGDEYTTMLNAGSAGDFARAYGLDAFPSVRKLLEHPAYDAYWQEQAVDKLLAKRTLTVPTMLVVGQWDQEDSYGAPAVYKALEPQDKKNDMVSLVIGPWRHSGVNYEGRSLGDLQFEGDTGRQFRVGTMKPFLDHYLKDNPPAGYTMPGSLTYATGIDKWETRAKWPGGTPTPLYLGASYSLSWAKPAASGSDSYVSDPAKPVPYLPRPIHQDQNEAWRTWLVKDQRFVDGRPDVLTYVTPVLDKDVHIAGQPMVDLFAATSGTDSDWVVKLIDVYPEENTANPVMAGYELPIGIDIFRGRYAHGFDKPQALTPGKAENYKFGLPNVNHVFKPGHRIMVQIQSSLFPVYDRNPQTYVPSIFDAKPDDYKPATQSVQYGAAGASAIWLPIVK from the coding sequence ATGCTTCGTGCCGCACAGATTTCCGCTGCCGCCCTGATGATCGCCGCGCTCGCCGCGCCGATCGCCGCCCAGACCGATCCGATGACCCCGGACAAGGTCGATGCCTATGATCCGGCCCGGCCGCAGGCGGACTATGTGCGCAAGGAAGTGATGATCCCGATGCGCGACGGGGTGAAGCTGTTCACCGTCATCGTCATGCGCAAGGGCACGAGCCATGGCCCCATCCTGCTGACCCGCACCCCCTATGATGCGGGCAAGGCGACCAGCCGCAACCGCAGCCAGAGGATCGAGGAAATCCTGCCGGTCATGGACGCCGATTTCGTCAATGACGGCTATATCCGCGTCTATCAGGACGTACGCGGCCTGCACGGGTCGGAGGGCGACTATGTCATGACCCGCCCGCTGCGTGGACCGCTCAACAAGACCGACGTCGACAATAGCACCGACGCCTATGACACGATCGACTGGCTGGTGAAGAATGTGCCGGAAACCAACGGCAAGGTCGCGATCACCGGTTCCTCCTATCCCGGCTTCACCTCGCTGATGGCGCTGATCGATCCGCACCCTGCGCTGAAGGCCGCCGTGCCGCAGAGCCCGATGGTCGACGGCTGGATGGGCGACGACTGGTCCCACAATGGCGCGTTCCGCAATTTCGGCTTTGGCTACAGCCTGTCGCAGACCGCCAAGAAGGGTGGCGGCGCCATCCCGATGGGTAATGGCGACGAATATACGACGATGCTGAACGCCGGATCGGCCGGCGACTTCGCCCGCGCCTATGGCCTCGACGCCTTCCCCTCGGTGCGCAAGCTGCTCGAACATCCGGCCTATGACGCCTATTGGCAGGAACAGGCGGTCGACAAGCTGCTGGCCAAGCGCACGCTGACCGTGCCAACCATGCTGGTCGTGGGCCAGTGGGACCAGGAGGACAGCTATGGCGCGCCGGCGGTCTACAAGGCGCTGGAACCTCAGGACAAGAAGAATGACATGGTCAGCCTGGTGATCGGTCCCTGGCGCCATAGCGGCGTCAATTATGAGGGGCGCAGCCTGGGCGATCTGCAGTTCGAGGGCGATACCGGCCGCCAGTTCCGGGTCGGCACTATGAAGCCCTTCCTCGACCATTATCTCAAGGACAATCCGCCAGCCGGTTACACCATGCCCGGCTCGCTCACCTATGCGACCGGCATCGACAAATGGGAAACTCGCGCCAAATGGCCGGGCGGCACGCCGACCCCGCTCTATCTCGGCGCCAGTTACAGCCTATCCTGGGCCAAGCCGGCAGCGTCGGGCAGCGATTCCTATGTCTCCGACCCGGCCAAGCCGGTCCCCTATCTGCCCCGGCCGATCCACCAGGACCAGAATGAGGCCTGGCGCACCTGGCTGGTCAAGGACCAGCGTTTCGTCGATGGTCGGCCCGATGTGCTGACCTATGTGACGCCGGTGCTGGACAAGGACGTCCATATCGCCGGCCAGCCGATGGTCGACCTGTTCGCCGCCACTAGTGGCACCGACAGCGACTGGGTGGTGAAGCTGATCGACGTCTATCCCGAGGAAAACACCGCCAATCCGGTGATGGCCGGCTATGAACTGCCGATCGGCATCGACATTTTCCGGGGCCGCTACGCCCATGGCTTCGACAAGCCGCAGGCGCTGACGCCGGGCAAGGCGGAAAATTACAAGTTCGGCCTTCCGAACGTGAACCATGTGTTCAAGCCAGGCCATCGCATCATGGTGCAGATCCAGTCCAGCCTGTTCCCGGTCTATGACCGCAATCCGCAGACCTATGTGCCCTCGATCTTCGACGCGAAGCCGGACGACTACAAGCCGGCGACCCAGAGTGTCCAATATGGCGCGGCGGGCGCCAGCGCGATATGGTTGCCGATCGTCAAATAA
- a CDS encoding MAPEG family protein, with translation MAVELKILAWACVLLLVHIFAAAHLKTKQYGLKWNTGARDENLPPLDPVGGRLVRAQANFLETFPIAIIVLFGVVVAGRTSEWTAIGGWLWLVSRALYLPLYGLGVPVVRSLAYLASMIGLCIVFKAFVAG, from the coding sequence ATGGCGGTTGAACTGAAGATCCTGGCCTGGGCCTGCGTCCTGCTGCTGGTCCATATCTTCGCGGCGGCGCATCTCAAGACCAAGCAATATGGCCTGAAATGGAATACCGGGGCGCGGGACGAAAACCTGCCCCCGCTTGATCCTGTCGGCGGCCGGCTGGTTCGCGCCCAGGCCAATTTCCTGGAAACCTTCCCGATCGCGATCATCGTCCTGTTCGGCGTGGTCGTGGCCGGCCGCACCAGCGAATGGACGGCGATCGGCGGCTGGCTGTGGCTGGTGTCGCGCGCGCTCTACCTGCCGCTCTATGGGCTGGGCGTGCCGGTGGTCCGCTCGCTCGCCTATCTCGCCAGCATGATCGGCCTGTGCATCGTCTTCAAGGCGTTCGTCGCCGGCTGA
- a CDS encoding DUF934 domain-containing protein, with product MVEFLSFRDGEAAQEPAVTVESFTGQSNATAVRIEPGEDARELLPHLDRLSLVEVNFPAYGDGRGYSAARILRESGYQGELRAVGDVLVDQINAMRRCGFDSFHPAKALDDAAVERALTRYADVYQKTIDGRQPVWAKRHPEKIDG from the coding sequence ATGGTTGAGTTCCTCTCCTTCCGCGACGGTGAAGCCGCACAGGAGCCGGCCGTCACGGTCGAGTCCTTCACCGGCCAGTCCAACGCCACCGCCGTCCGCATCGAGCCGGGCGAGGATGCGCGCGAATTGCTGCCGCATCTCGATCGCCTCTCGCTGGTCGAGGTGAATTTCCCCGCCTATGGCGACGGACGCGGCTATTCCGCCGCCCGTATCCTGCGGGAATCGGGCTATCAGGGCGAATTGCGCGCCGTGGGTGACGTGCTGGTCGACCAGATCAACGCCATGCGCCGCTGCGGCTTCGACAGTTTCCACCCCGCAAAAGCCCTGGATGACGCCGCCGTGGAGCGTGCGCTCACCCGCTATGCCGACGTCTATCAGAAGACGATCGATGGCCGTCAGCCCGTCTGGGCGAAACGGCATCCGGAGAAAATTGATGGCTGA
- a CDS encoding DUF2849 domain-containing protein, whose protein sequence is MKILTGNDLVTGDVIWWAGDGWSRQVGDSADVGEQGDDLARTEEAALRVVGAYVIDATVTDEGVRPAHIKDRIRALGPTVRPDLNLKPNDADAGNWVI, encoded by the coding sequence GTGAAGATCCTGACGGGCAATGATCTGGTGACCGGTGATGTCATCTGGTGGGCCGGCGATGGCTGGTCGCGCCAGGTCGGCGACAGCGCTGATGTCGGCGAACAGGGCGACGATCTCGCCCGCACCGAGGAAGCGGCGCTGCGTGTCGTCGGCGCCTATGTGATCGACGCGACCGTCACCGACGAGGGCGTGCGCCCGGCCCATATCAAGGACCGCATCCGCGCCCTTGGCCCCACGGTGCGCCCCGACCTCAATTTGAAACCGAATGACGCCGACGCCGGCAACTGGGTGATCTGA
- a CDS encoding nitrite/sulfite reductase — MYRYDSYDQSIVDARVDEFRDQVQRRLTGALTEDQFKPLRLMNGLYLQLHAYMLRVAIPYGTLSGKQMRKLGEIAAKYDKGYGHFTTRQNLQYNWIKLADAPDILAELATVEMHAIQTSGNCIRNISSDQYAGVSADEVADPRPWAELLRQWSSFHPEFTYLPRKFKICVIASDDDRAAMRLHDIGLKLVSKDGVIGAEVYAGGGMGRTPMVAPQIRDFVAEEEIVSYLEACLRVYNRYGRRDNKYKARIKILVHEIGVEEYKRQVEEEFAHMRELGLNPPTEELDRIRTFFANPAYETGLSEEIDRADPAFALWVDRQVAAHKQLGYAIVNISLKPLTGIPGDASAEQIELVASLAEQYSLDELRVTHAQNLVLPHVKKADLYAIWQKLDEAGLAEANLDLITDIIACPGLDYCALANARSIPLAQKIAQRFADNARQAELGELKLKISGCINACGHHHAGHIGILGVDRKGVENFQLLLGGSGAEDASLGQITGPGFSEDGVVDAIEKVTDIYLAERTDGERFLDTYRRIGMKPFKEAIYG, encoded by the coding sequence ATGTATCGCTACGACAGCTATGACCAGTCCATCGTCGACGCCCGCGTCGATGAATTTCGCGATCAGGTGCAGCGCCGCCTGACCGGCGCCCTGACCGAGGATCAGTTCAAGCCGCTGCGGCTGATGAACGGCCTCTATCTGCAGCTTCACGCCTATATGCTGCGCGTCGCCATCCCCTATGGCACGCTGTCGGGCAAGCAGATGCGCAAGCTGGGCGAGATCGCGGCGAAATATGACAAGGGCTATGGTCACTTCACCACGCGCCAGAACCTGCAATATAACTGGATCAAGCTGGCCGACGCACCCGACATCCTCGCCGAACTGGCGACGGTGGAGATGCACGCCATCCAGACCAGCGGCAATTGCATCCGCAACATCAGTTCCGACCAATATGCCGGCGTTAGCGCCGACGAGGTGGCGGACCCCCGCCCCTGGGCCGAACTGCTGCGCCAATGGTCGAGCTTCCACCCGGAATTCACTTACCTGCCGCGCAAGTTCAAGATTTGCGTGATCGCCAGCGACGACGATCGCGCGGCGATGCGCCTGCACGATATCGGCCTGAAGCTGGTGTCGAAGGATGGCGTCATCGGCGCCGAAGTCTATGCCGGCGGCGGCATGGGCCGCACCCCGATGGTCGCGCCGCAGATCAGGGATTTCGTGGCCGAAGAGGAGATCGTCTCCTATCTCGAAGCCTGCCTGCGCGTCTATAATCGCTACGGTCGTCGCGACAACAAGTACAAGGCCCGGATCAAGATCCTAGTCCACGAGATCGGCGTCGAGGAATATAAGCGCCAGGTCGAGGAAGAGTTCGCCCATATGCGCGAGCTGGGCCTCAACCCGCCGACCGAGGAACTGGATCGCATCCGCACCTTCTTCGCCAACCCGGCCTATGAAACGGGCCTGAGCGAAGAAATCGACCGTGCCGATCCGGCCTTCGCCCTGTGGGTCGACCGTCAGGTCGCAGCCCACAAGCAACTCGGCTATGCGATCGTCAATATCAGCCTGAAGCCGCTGACCGGCATTCCCGGCGACGCGTCGGCGGAACAGATCGAACTGGTCGCGTCGCTGGCTGAGCAATATTCGCTCGACGAACTGCGCGTCACCCATGCGCAGAACCTGGTCCTGCCGCATGTGAAGAAGGCGGATCTCTACGCCATCTGGCAAAAGCTGGACGAAGCGGGTCTGGCCGAGGCCAATCTCGACCTCATCACCGACATCATCGCCTGCCCTGGCCTTGATTATTGCGCGCTGGCCAATGCCCGTTCGATCCCGCTGGCACAGAAGATCGCGCAGCGCTTCGCCGACAATGCGCGTCAGGCGGAACTGGGCGAGCTGAAGCTCAAGATTTCGGGCTGCATCAACGCCTGCGGCCACCACCATGCCGGCCATATCGGCATTTTGGGCGTCGACCGGAAGGGCGTGGAGAATTTCCAGCTGCTGCTTGGCGGATCGGGCGCGGAGGATGCCTCGCTCGGCCAGATCACCGGCCCCGGTTTCTCCGAGGATGGCGTGGTCGACGCGATCGAGAAGGTCACGGACATCTACCTCGCCGAACGCACCGACGGGGAGCGCTTCCTCGACACCTATCGCCGCATCGGCATGAAGCCCTTCAAGGAGGCGATCTATGGTTGA
- the astD gene encoding succinylglutamate-semialdehyde dehydrogenase, whose translation MSAALTSHEPATGALLWQGESGDVDDIVARARSGWPRWAAQPVAFRIETLRRFVNVVRAHEEELADLIARETGKPLWDARTEVTAVMAKIDTSVAAYSERTGQRRLEANLGARQSVRHKPHGVMAVLGPYNFPAHLPNGHIIPALLAGNAVIFKPSEKTPAVGEMLVRFYHEAGVPTDAVQLLLGGAEEGKALAAHADVAGILFTGSAQTGIAINRQFATQPGKILALEMGGNNPLVVWDTPEIGAAAALVIQSAFLSSGQRCTAASRLIVRDAMADALIAEVKKLADRLIVDHPHADPQPYMGPVIDNPTADGLTESFLYLMSHGGRPIKHMVRPQKGLPFLTPAIIDVTAMKERPDVELFGPLLQIVRVPDFETAIAEANSSRYGLSASLVGGSPEQYAQFWGNVRAGVINWNRPTNGASGTAPFGGVGVSGNHRPSAYYAADYCAYPVASAEIEQPRATIGIGLKDIDVSAMGD comes from the coding sequence ATGTCCGCCGCGCTGACGTCCCATGAACCCGCGACCGGCGCCCTGCTATGGCAGGGCGAAAGCGGCGACGTGGACGATATCGTCGCCCGCGCCCGCTCCGGCTGGCCGCGCTGGGCCGCACAGCCGGTCGCCTTCCGCATCGAAACGCTGCGCCGCTTCGTCAATGTCGTGCGCGCCCATGAGGAAGAACTGGCCGACCTGATCGCCCGCGAAACCGGAAAGCCGCTATGGGATGCCCGGACCGAGGTGACGGCGGTGATGGCCAAGATCGACACGTCGGTCGCCGCCTATTCCGAACGCACCGGCCAGCGCCGGCTGGAGGCCAATCTGGGCGCCCGCCAGTCGGTGCGGCACAAACCCCATGGCGTGATGGCGGTGCTTGGCCCCTATAATTTCCCGGCCCATCTGCCCAATGGCCACATCATCCCCGCGCTGCTGGCGGGCAATGCCGTCATCTTCAAGCCATCGGAAAAAACCCCGGCAGTCGGCGAGATGCTGGTGCGCTTCTATCATGAAGCGGGCGTCCCGACCGACGCCGTCCAGTTGCTGCTCGGCGGCGCGGAGGAAGGCAAGGCGCTGGCCGCCCATGCCGATGTCGCGGGCATATTGTTCACCGGATCGGCCCAGACCGGTATCGCCATCAACCGCCAGTTCGCGACCCAGCCAGGCAAGATCCTGGCGCTCGAAATGGGCGGCAACAATCCGCTGGTCGTCTGGGATACGCCGGAGATCGGCGCCGCCGCCGCGCTGGTGATCCAGTCCGCCTTCCTGTCGAGCGGCCAGCGCTGCACCGCCGCCAGCCGGCTGATCGTCCGCGACGCCATGGCCGACGCCCTGATCGCGGAGGTCAAGAAGCTCGCCGACAGGCTGATCGTCGATCACCCCCATGCCGATCCGCAGCCCTATATGGGGCCGGTCATCGACAATCCGACCGCCGATGGCCTGACCGAAAGCTTCCTCTATCTGATGAGCCATGGCGGCCGGCCGATCAAGCATATGGTCCGGCCGCAAAAGGGCCTGCCCTTCCTGACACCCGCAATCATCGACGTGACCGCGATGAAGGAACGGCCCGATGTCGAGCTGTTCGGTCCGCTGCTCCAGATCGTGCGCGTGCCCGATTTCGAAACCGCCATCGCCGAAGCCAATAGCAGCCGTTATGGCCTGTCCGCCTCGCTCGTCGGCGGCAGTCCCGAACAATATGCGCAATTCTGGGGCAACGTCCGCGCCGGCGTGATCAACTGGAACCGGCCCACCAATGGCGCGTCGGGCACCGCCCCGTTCGGCGGCGTCGGCGTATCCGGCAACCACCGCCCCAGCGCCTATTATGCCGCCGATTATTGCGCCTATCCGGTCGCATCCGCCGAGATCGAACAGCCCCGCGCCACCATCGGCATCGGCCTCAAGGACATCGACGTCAGCGCCATGGGCGATTGA
- the cobA gene encoding uroporphyrinogen-III C-methyltransferase codes for MADIAPATVHLVGAGPGDPELLTIKAVRLIRDARLIVHDGLVSDDILALAGPQTELVSVAKQRSRHSMPQEAINALLVRFALAGEPVVRLKGGDPFIFGRGGEEVDACRAAGVPVEVVPGISAAIGAAAQAQLPLTHREASSAVSFVAGQCKGLTDQDWSGLAGKGRTLVIYMGVATAADIADKLIADGVSPAIPVAVLENGTRADMRSLRTLLADLGDMVAREEVKSPALIVVGDVAANALARDVLADWAAKGESISEMRS; via the coding sequence ATGGCTGACATTGCACCTGCTACCGTCCACCTGGTGGGCGCGGGACCGGGCGACCCGGAACTGCTGACCATCAAGGCCGTGCGCCTGATCCGCGACGCGCGCCTGATCGTGCATGACGGGCTGGTGTCCGACGACATATTGGCGCTGGCCGGGCCGCAGACCGAACTGGTCTCGGTCGCCAAGCAGCGCAGCCGCCACTCCATGCCGCAGGAGGCGATCAACGCCCTGCTGGTCCGCTTTGCCCTGGCTGGCGAGCCGGTCGTCCGCCTTAAGGGTGGCGACCCCTTCATCTTCGGCCGCGGCGGCGAGGAAGTGGATGCCTGTCGCGCCGCCGGCGTGCCGGTCGAGGTCGTGCCGGGGATCAGCGCCGCGATCGGCGCCGCCGCCCAGGCGCAACTGCCGCTGACCCATCGCGAGGCGTCGAGCGCGGTCAGCTTCGTCGCCGGCCAGTGCAAGGGTCTTACCGATCAGGATTGGTCGGGCCTTGCGGGAAAAGGCCGCACGCTCGTCATCTATATGGGCGTCGCGACCGCCGCCGACATCGCCGACAAGCTGATCGCCGACGGCGTGTCGCCGGCAATCCCGGTCGCGGTGCTGGAAAATGGCACGCGCGCCGATATGCGCAGCCTGCGCACCCTGCTCGCCGATCTGGGCGACATGGTGGCGCGTGAAGAAGTCAAAAGCCCGGCCCTAATCGTGGTCGGCGACGTGGCAGCCAATGCCCTGGCACGCGATGTGCTGGCGGACTGGGCGGCAAAAGGGGAGAGTATTTCGGAGATGCGTTCGTGA
- a CDS encoding phosphoadenylyl-sulfate reductase: protein MAEPARQIDIIDARPVFTQGDADALNARFEGVDTLTMLKTVFAEGLAGNVGVVSSFGTESAVLLDLVAKADKAIPVIFVDTQKMFAETLNYRDTLVARLGFTNSSVVAPDAAVLAKKDETGLRWSYDPDGCCEIRKVEPMKRAKASLDAWISGRKAFQSVTRQNLPRFEVEDGRLKINPLGDWTKTDLEAYFEAEQLPRHPLEAQGYLSIGCEPCTSKVLPGEDPRAGRWRGWDKVECGIHSPVTPIPVIDPEDPANLPAF, encoded by the coding sequence ATGGCTGAACCTGCCCGCCAGATCGACATTATCGATGCCCGCCCCGTCTTTACCCAGGGGGATGCCGATGCGCTCAACGCGCGCTTCGAGGGTGTCGATACGCTGACCATGCTCAAGACCGTGTTTGCGGAAGGCCTCGCCGGCAATGTCGGCGTCGTCTCCTCCTTCGGCACGGAAAGCGCGGTGCTGCTCGATCTGGTGGCCAAGGCCGACAAGGCCATCCCGGTGATATTCGTCGATACGCAGAAGATGTTCGCCGAGACGCTCAACTATCGCGACACGCTGGTCGCGCGGCTGGGCTTCACCAACAGCAGCGTGGTCGCGCCCGACGCCGCCGTGCTGGCCAAGAAGGACGAAACCGGCCTGCGCTGGTCCTATGACCCCGACGGCTGCTGCGAAATCCGCAAGGTCGAGCCGATGAAGCGTGCCAAAGCGAGCCTGGACGCCTGGATTTCTGGCCGCAAGGCGTTCCAGTCGGTCACGCGCCAGAACCTGCCCCGCTTCGAGGTCGAGGACGGCCGGCTCAAGATCAATCCGCTCGGCGACTGGACCAAGACCGATCTGGAAGCCTATTTCGAGGCCGAACAACTGCCGCGCCACCCGCTGGAGGCACAGGGCTATCTGTCGATCGGCTGCGAACCCTGCACGTCCAAGGTTCTGCCGGGCGAAGACCCGCGTGCCGGTCGTTGGCGCGGATGGGACAAGGTGGAATGCGGCATCCATTCGCCGGTGACGCCGATCCCCGTCATCGATCCGGAAGACCCGGCAAACCTGCCCGCCTTCTGA
- a CDS encoding DUF885 domain-containing protein — MDRRQFLLSSGAVALATAAPRALAQTAGADDARLSAAFATAFERQLDLSPAMVTSLGLDKGARSAAKSQLDDNSKSGTMKKLAATQAAIKEFKGYEGAALSDAQRLNLEVILYSLDQQTVAPAKFGLNSVQRPYRIFQQGGSYFQTPDFLNTAHTINTAGDCEAYVARLDAFARNLRTDTALQRDEAARGYLAPGWSLDLTLGQMKKLRSQPAATSSLVQSLVKRAAAKGVTGDWQAQAAAIVEKSIYPALDEQIAAIEALKPKTAAGDGVWRTPRGDEIYAAALKQATTTDLSADQIHAMGLEQVADISAKLDVILNGAGFTKGSVGEKLAALNVDPAQLYADSPDGRAALLAQLNRDLDAMKAKLPQAFTTIPNTPLEIRAVPVEIQDGASNGYYNRAALDGSRPAIYFINLKDVGDWPKYGLPALTYHEGVPGHHLQISTAQTAGDVPMLRKTAFMSAYSEGWALYAEQLADELGGYATPIDRAGYLQSFLFRAARLVVDTGIHSKQWSVKQATDYMVEKTGFARPRCQREVERYCTQPGQATSYKVGHGSWTKAREKAQALLGDKFDIKQFHAVLEEGAMPLSILEKRIEDRARALAQG; from the coding sequence ATGGATCGTCGTCAATTCCTGCTTTCCTCGGGCGCGGTCGCGCTCGCCACCGCCGCGCCCCGTGCCCTGGCCCAGACGGCGGGCGCCGATGATGCCCGCCTGTCGGCCGCCTTCGCCACCGCCTTCGAGCGCCAGCTCGACCTGTCGCCGGCCATGGTCACCAGCCTAGGCCTCGACAAGGGCGCCCGCTCCGCCGCCAAGAGCCAGCTCGACGACAACAGCAAGTCGGGCACGATGAAGAAGCTGGCCGCGACCCAGGCCGCGATCAAGGAGTTCAAGGGATATGAGGGCGCCGCCCTGTCGGATGCGCAGCGCCTGAACCTGGAGGTCATCCTCTATTCGCTCGACCAGCAGACGGTCGCCCCGGCAAAATTCGGCCTCAACAGTGTCCAGCGCCCCTATCGCATCTTCCAGCAGGGCGGCAGCTATTTCCAGACGCCCGATTTCCTGAACACCGCGCACACCATCAACACGGCCGGTGATTGCGAGGCCTATGTCGCCCGGCTCGACGCCTTTGCCCGCAACCTGCGGACCGACACCGCACTGCAGCGGGACGAGGCCGCGCGCGGCTATCTCGCGCCCGGCTGGTCGCTCGACCTGACGCTTGGCCAGATGAAGAAGCTGCGCAGCCAGCCCGCCGCGACCAGCAGCCTGGTCCAGTCGCTGGTGAAGCGCGCCGCGGCCAAGGGCGTGACCGGCGACTGGCAGGCACAGGCCGCCGCCATCGTCGAAAAATCGATCTATCCCGCGCTCGACGAACAGATCGCCGCGATCGAGGCCTTGAAGCCAAAGACCGCCGCCGGCGACGGCGTATGGCGGACCCCGCGCGGCGACGAAATCTATGCCGCGGCGCTCAAGCAGGCGACCACCACCGACCTTAGCGCCGACCAGATCCATGCCATGGGCCTGGAGCAGGTCGCCGACATCAGCGCCAAGCTGGACGTGATCCTGAACGGCGCCGGCTTCACCAAGGGCAGCGTCGGCGAAAAGCTCGCCGCGCTCAATGTCGACCCGGCCCAGCTTTATGCCGACAGCCCGGACGGCCGCGCCGCCTTGCTCGCCCAGCTCAACCGCGACCTCGACGCCATGAAGGCGAAGCTGCCCCAGGCGTTCACGACCATCCCCAATACCCCGCTCGAAATCCGCGCGGTGCCGGTCGAGATCCAGGACGGCGCCTCCAACGGCTATTATAATCGCGCTGCGCTCGACGGTTCGCGCCCGGCCATCTATTTCATCAACCTCAAGGATGTCGGCGACTGGCCGAAATATGGCCTGCCCGCCCTCACCTATCATGAAGGCGTGCCCGGCCATCACCTCCAGATCTCGACCGCGCAGACCGCCGGTGACGTGCCGATGCTGCGCAAGACCGCCTTCATGAGCGCCTATAGCGAAGGCTGGGCGCTCTATGCCGAGCAACTGGCCGACGAACTGGGCGGCTATGCGACGCCGATCGACCGTGCCGGCTATCTCCAGTCCTTCCTGTTCCGCGCCGCTCGCCTGGTGGTCGACACCGGCATTCATTCCAAGCAGTGGAGCGTCAAGCAGGCGACCGATTACATGGTCGAGAAGACCGGCTTTGCCCGCCCCCGCTGCCAGCGCGAAGTCGAGCGCTACTGCACCCAGCCGGGCCAGGCGACCAGCTACAAGGTCGGCCACGGCAGCTGGACCAAGGCGCGCGAAAAGGCGCAGGCGCTGCTGGGCGACAAGTTCGATATCAAGCAGTTCCACGCCGTTCTTGAGGAAGGCGCGATGCCGCTGTCGATCCTGGAAAAGCGGATCGAGGATCGCGCCCGCGCCCTCGCGCAGGGCTGA